One genomic region from Anopheles bellator chromosome 2, idAnoBellAS_SP24_06.2, whole genome shotgun sequence encodes:
- the LOC131208269 gene encoding myb-binding protein 1A: MKKQPGWKAGGKLLDKTVFGFFDNFSNVDGEVRIRGACDLIEFLHKDGCNTGSKKTGPSVNGTAVASSKTAEKAYTLKRLVRGVGSPSNASKTGYYTALVGFLQRASGQDDCPTITELFGLVKSELADSEHDPSESVDAKERNRFEVRLGKVLVCGAIIKAGLIEKASDSELQSVLSTLRAAMYKMLVPLVWTYLNEVAARISGAKFAKLFWPLFEPVLNVPKEQHTMDSVYFLVLLLDGPHREMVNKKYFVRNFGAPSLLHEKAFPYLGELLFGIESAMGINHPFFNCLLEKLLKMEAAVVGFWRNGIVPMLEKDDEERPKYRDIVLPQLVASWFIRLKDNSVVPELLCPGMMKIFFANLQQLGKFSEDVRSLYLEACKAIVETYPKLGDESVRLATYRCLTQAPSSILIEKYASCKLLQNLLATLSVTNLKMVAGELKAIVIDAERQVVERSYAAHMLQRLLTLKQLTATDETGSSRPDEWRANMVNFFFTLGVFYSANGVTVLKPSKHNAAAPQELASTARGLFFHSLEHRHANLAGEHDFLLSIVRRVQESLESHGGKSLRTVLSEEQKASWDRVYAKVTETSDVQSKKSSKKLPVAAEGQNKLEVVFHLLLMQMGLHLFSEMTDLAHSSIVELECVMKRLDVKSKQRRQRLSLGAEEAMEPEWIEVVVDLFLNLLSQNSLLLRKVIGHVFPHLSGAMTLAAFNQILSVVNLKDKTNPLAAQGDAEDDEEEDDEGESEDDNDDEEDTANDKNDNDDEDEEDEEDDDELMGDEEEEETISDKMRQAVQAALGGANPETDTESLDLDEIDEEQGRRLDEALAEAFRSFQNGRKQGGKQKPTKAELQMDTVLTHFRMRVFDLIDAYLKHAGPDMAICLELLVYVFEMLPVANREETKYGAILNRYRQIFAALTRIKQFRSVAPAVQLNQILRDLIDKVAKGAQFPERNQYLLKACQFIVLCSQLLEKHNDAPRTNGTAMANGTESESSLQVDKVFGKLLTEFLTHRHPPIAFNVFQNLFRMSWTGNWYLAVTLTSTGLQVNTIRGQRRTQALQLLRELLKNRRFINSDLPRAAPSLRTICIALTKYLADLEGTVANGDEGAGERTIGQSELYELLQVLLEIHSLLNSLRQSGQEEAKKKPMLRWERIGAQVQSLRRFNLNSQTMASYRQLCQRLQLTPIANGDVTVPKATKENGNSEKKQSKKENKKESKKLLTNGKEDADVEQQQEPRTVNGHGGDEEEPATEEQLKRKRKKKDQAEGPETSSKKEKRRRKEARLQVASQGMEAVSFV; encoded by the exons ATGAAGAAACAACCCGGCTGGAAGGCCGGTGGTAAGCTTTTGGACAAAACCGTGTTCGGATTTTTCGACAACTTTAGCAACGTCGACGGTGAGGTGCGGATCCGTGGTGCCTGCGATCTGATCGAGTTCCTGCACAAGGATGGTTGCAATACTGGTAGCAAAAAGACTGGCCCAAGCGTTAACGGAACGGCGGTGGCTTCTTCG AAAACGGCTGAAAAGGCGTACACCCTGAAGCGGTTGGTTCGTGGTGTCGGCTCTCCCAGCAATGCCTCGAAGACGGGTTACTATACGGCACTGGTGGGATTTTTGCAACGAGCAAGCGGGCAGGACGATTGCCCTACGATAACGGAACTGTTCGGTCTGGTCAAATCGGAACTGGCCGATAGCGAGCACGACCCGAGCGAGTCGGTTGATGCGAAGGAACGCAATCGGTTTGAGGTGCGGCTCGGCAAAGTCCTTGTTTGTGGTGCTATCATCAAGGCAGGACTAATCGAGAAAGCTAGCGACTCGGAGCTACAAAGCGTGCTTTCCACACTCCGGGCGGCCATGTACAAAATGTTGGTTCCTCTGGTCTGGACTTACCTCAACGAAGTGGCCGCACGGATCAGTGGTGCCAAGTTTGCGAAACTGTTCTGGCCGCTGTTTGAACCGGTACTTAACGTACCTAAGGAACAGCACACGATGGACTCGGTCTACTTTCTGGTGCTCCTGCTCGACGGTCCGCACCGGGAGATGGTAAACAAGAAGTACTTTGTGCGGAACTTTGGTGCTCCTTCGCTGCTGCACGAGAAAGCTTTCCCGTACCTGGGTGAACTCCTGTTCGGGATTGAATCTGCGATGGGCATCAATCATCCGTTCTTCAACTGTCTGTTGGAGAAGTTGCTTAAAATGGAAGCGGCGGTGGTTGGCTTCTGGCGCAATGGAATCGTACCGATGCTGGAAAAGGACGACGAAGAACGTCCTAAATACCGCGACATTGTCTTACCGCAACTGGTCGCTTCGTGGTTCATTCGACTCAAGGATAACTCGGTTGTGCCTGAGTTGCTCTGTCCCGGGATGATGAAAATTTTTTTCGCCAATCTACAGCAGCTGGGCAAATTCAGCGAAGACGTCCGTTCCCTGTATTTAGAGGCGTGTAAAGCGATCGTCGAAACATACCCTAAGCTCGGCGACGAAAGTGTGCGCCTTGCGACGTACCGTTGTCTGACACAGGCCCCGAGTAGCATTCTCATTGAAAAGTATGCCTCGTGCAAGCTTCTACAGAATTTATTGGCCACACTTTCGGTAACCAATTTGAAGATGGTCGCAGGAGAACTAAAAGCGATTGTAATTGACGCCGAACGGCAAGTGGTGGAACGGTCTTACGCCGCACACATGCTCCAGCGTTTGCTCACCCTCAAGCAACTGACCGCAACGGATGAAACCGGGAGCAGCCGGCCTGACGAGTGGCGTGCGAACatggttaattttttcttcACGCTCGGCGTGTTCTACTCCGCAAATGGAGTGACGGTTCTTAAGCCATCGAAACACAATGCGGCCGCACCACAGGAACTGGCTAGTACGGCGCGGGGACTTTTCTTCCATTCACTCGAGCATCGCCACGCGAACCTTGCCGGCGAGCACGACTTTCTGCTTTCGATCGTTCGCCGCGTGCAGGAATCGTTAGAATCACACGGTGGCAAATCCTTGCGAACGGTTCTCTCCGAGGAGCAAAAGGCAAGCTGGGATAGGGTGTACGCCAAGGTAACGGAAACTAGTGACGTTCAGAGCAAAAAGAGCAGTAAAAAGCTCCCCGTTGCTGCGGAAGGCCAGAATAAACTGGAAGTCGTGTTCCACCTACTGTTGATGCAAATGGGACTGCATCTGTTTAGCGAAATGACCGATCTGGCGCACAGTTCCATTGTCGAACTGGAGTGCGTTATGAAGCGGCTCGATGTCAAGTCAAAACAACGCCGCCAAAGGCTATCACTGGGGGCCGAAGAAGCGATGGAACCGGAATGGATCGAAGTGGTTGTGGATCTATTCTTGAACCTTCTGTCGCAAAACTCACTTTTGCTGCGCAAAGTGATTGGGCACGTGTTTCCCCACCTGTCCGGTGCGATGACTCTGGCGGCCTTCAATCAGATTCTTTCGGTGGTCAATCTGAAAGACAAAACGAACCCATTGGCTGCCCAGGGCGATgcggaggacgacgaggaagaggatGATGAGGGTGAGTCTGaagacgacaacgacgatgagGAAGATACGGCTAATGATAAGAATGACAACGATGATGAGGACGAAGAGgatgaagaagacgacgatgagTTGATGGGagacgaagaggaagaggaaacCATCTCGGACAAAATGCGGCAGGCGGTGCAGGCTGCGCTTGGTGGTGCCAATCCGGAGACCGATACGGAATCGCTCGATTTGGACGAGATCGACGAAGAGCAGGGACGCCGGCTGGACGAAGCCCTTGCGGAagcgttccgttcgttccaaaatggccgaaagcaAGGTGGCAAGCAGAAGCCAACCAAAGCTGAACTGCAGATGGACACGGTCTTGACACACTTCCGTATGCGTGTGTTCGATCTGATCGATGCATACCTGAAGCACGCCGGACCGGACATGGCCATCTGTCTCGAGTTGCTGGTGTACGTGTTCGAGATGTTACCCGTCGCGAATCGCGAAGAAACGAAGTATGGCGCCATCCTGAACCGCTACCGGCAGATCTTTGCCGCTCTGACTCGCATCAAACAGTTCCGCAGCGTCGCACCGGCTGTCCAGCTCAACCAGATTTTGCGGGATCTGATCGATAAGGTGGCCAAAGGGGCCCAGTTTCCGGAGCGCAATCAGTACCTGCTGAAGGCATGCCAGTTCATAGTCCTCTGTAGCCAGCTACTGGAGAAGCATAATGATGCGCCGCGAACAAACGGGACGGCGATGGCTAATGGTACGGAGAGCGAGTCGTCGTTGCAAGTTGACAAAGTTTTCGGCAAGCTACTGACTGAGTTCCTCACCCATCGCCATCCACCGATTGCATTCAACGTGTTCCAGAATCTTTTCCGCATGTCTTGGACCGGCAACTGGTATCTGGCGGTGACGCTGACTAGCACCGGCCTTCAGGTAAACACAATTCGTGGCCAGCGAAGAACGCAagcgctgcagctgctgcgggAGTTGTTGAAAAATCGACGGTTCATCAATTCGGACCTACCGCGAGCGGCACCATCCCTGCGGACCATCTGTATCGCCCTTACAAAGTACTTGGCTGATTTGGAAGGAACGGTGGCGAATGGTGACGAAGGCGCCGGTGAACGAACGATCGGGCAGAGCGAGCTGTACGAGCTGCTGCAAGTGTTGCTTGAAATTCACAGTCTTCTCAACAGTCTTCGGCAGTCGGGACAGGAAGAGGCCAAGAAGAAACCCATGCTCCGATGGGAACGGATTGGTGCGCAGGTGCAATCGTTGCGTCGATTCAATCTAAACTCGCAAACCATGGCCAGCTATCGTCAGCTCTGCCAACGGTTGCAGCTAACCCCAATCGCGAATGGAGACGTAACGGTGCCGAAAGCCACTAAAGAAAATGGCAATTCCGAGAAGAAACagagcaaaaaggaaaacaaaaaggaaagcaaaaaactaTTGACAAACGGAAAAGAGGACGCGGACGTGGAACAGCAACAGGAACCGAGGACGGTGAATGGTCACGGTGGAGACGAGGAAGAGCCGGCAACGGAGGAGCAACTGAagcggaaacgaaaaaagaaggatCAAGCCGAAGGGCCGGAAACGTCCTCGAAGAAGGagaaacgacgacgaaaggaaGCCCGACTCCAGGTTGCCTCCCAGGGCATGGAGGCAGTTTCATTCGTGTGA